A genomic stretch from Brachyhypopomus gauderio isolate BG-103 unplaced genomic scaffold, BGAUD_0.2 sc60, whole genome shotgun sequence includes:
- the eef1db gene encoding eukaryotic translation elongation factor 1 delta b (guanine nucleotide exchange protein) isoform X2 yields MQQNLVATGCVTPEVRADRLPSTATPGLRSESSAVWLERGVYERAESQYYLRLQQHQNGTVSTSSSASHGLHGTQEARQHMVQPAWVNTPVFDQAESLSAPPHKQTYSANSPGVLQLLPNSPSSTASYDEGYLSQTPTPRTPTSRPINGLPFLPAPLQGVWLQKPLYDRAEASFYQNLYGQKELHYEAVAASEEHVDSEDVRGTVPQEARPDKAEEEKPHDGAVKKEGGAAWCHFLHADSERVWLDRRLYTEAETRFHEALATKTSQTAVARCSSSLKMTGVDFLAHEKIWLDKRRYDEAERRFYERRNGPSPPAQGSGANSILQDIARARQNIQKSLAGTAGGDSAEQGEILTRVMNLELENQSLHKVVEELRSALSKLESRVSVLEKRPVPHAPTVNGTAPNKAIPAHTAQSTPEEEESDVDLFGSDDEVDEEAERVKEQRLQEYAAKKAKKPVLIAKSSILLDVKPWDDETDMVELEQCVRSVQVDGLLWGASKLVPVGYGIKKLQINCVVEDEKVGTDLLEEEITKFEDYVQSVDVAAFNKI; encoded by the exons ATGCAGCAGAATCTGGTGGCCACTGGCTGTGTGACCCCCGAGGTCAGAGCAGACCGCCTGCCCAGCACGGCGACCCCGGGCCTGCGCTCCGAGTCCTCCGCCGTGTGGTTGGAGCGCGGCGTGTACGAGAGGGCGGAGAGTCAGTACTACCTGAGACTCCAACAGCACCAGAACGGCACCGTCTCCACCTCCAGCTCAGCTTCCCACGGTCTCCATGGCACTCAGGAGGCCCGCCAGCACATGGTGCAGCCGGCGTGGGTGAACACGCCTGTCTTTGACCAGGCCGAGAGTCTTTCAGCTCCGCCCCACAAACAGACGTATTCGGCAAACAGCCCCGGTGTTCTCCAGTTATTACCCAACAGCCCATCCTCCACTGCATCATATGATGAGGGCTACTTATCCCAAACCCCAACTCCTCGCACCCCTACATCTCGACCAATCAACGGCCTGCCCTTCTTGCCTGCACCGCTCCAGGGGGTGTGGCTTCAGAAGCCGCTCTATGACAGAGCAGAGGCGAGTTTCTACCAGAACCTGTATGGTCAGAAGGAGCTCCACTACGAGGCCGTGGCTGCCAGTGAAGAGCACGTAGACTCGGAGGACGTGAGGGGCACCGTCCCGCAGGAGGCCAGACCCGACAAAGCCGAGGAGGAGAAACCTCACGACGGTGCCGTCAAGAAAGAGGGCGGCGCCGCTTGGTGTCATTTCCTGCATGCGGACAGTGAAAGGGTGTGGCTAGACCGCAGGCTTTACACGGAGGCGGAGACTCGTTTCCATGAAGCTCTTGCAACAAAAACCAGCCAAACTGCTGTAGCCCGTTGTAGCTCATCACTGAA AATGACTGGAGTCGACTTCCTAGCACATGAGAAGATCTGGTTGGACAAGCGTCGCTATGACGAGGCTGAGCGCAGGTTCTACGAAAGGAGGAACGGACCCAGCCCTCCAGCACAG GGTTCAGGAGCCAACAGCATTCTCCAGGACATCGCCCGGGCTCGCCAGAACATCCAGAAATCCCTCGCTGGG acTGCAGGAGGCGATAGTGCTGAGCAGGGGGAAATCCTCACACGGGTGATGAACCTGGAGTTGGAGAATCAGAGTCTACACAaag TGGTGGAGGAACTGCGTTCTGCACTCTCTAAATTGGAGAGTCGAGTGTCCGTGCTGGAAAAGCGTCCTGTGCCTCATGCACCAACAGTTAATGGAACCGCTCCAAAC AAGGCCATTCCAGCACATACAGCACAAAGCACCcctgaagaggaggagagtgatgtGGACCTGTTCGGCAGCGATGACGAGGTGGACGAGGAAGCCGAGCGGGTCAAAGAGCAGCGCCTGCAGGAATACGCCGCTAAGAAGGCCAAGAAGCCCGTCCTCATCGCCAAGTCCTCCATCCTGTTGGACGTCAAACCG TGGGACGACGAGACGGACATGGTGGAACTGGAGCAGTGTGTGCGGTCCGTGCAGGTGGACGGTCTGCTCTGGGGGGCCTCCAAACTGGTCCCCGTTGGTTATGGTATTAAGAAGCTGCAGATCAACTGTGTGGTTGAGGATGAGAAGGTTGGAACAGACCTGCTGGAGGAAGAGATTACCAAGTTCGAGGATTAC GTCCAGAGTGTAGATGTTGCAGCTTTCAACAAGATTTAA
- the pycr3 gene encoding pyrroline-5-carboxylate reductase 3 isoform X1: MDSPVKVGFIGAGHMALAIAQGILKTDEVIPSNVMVSAPSKNNFHRFQDMGVVVTHSNEEVVQHSRLVFLAVKPHLVSTVLNGISKHVTPQHILVSIAAGVTLETLEQLLPSRSCVIRMMPNLPCMLQEGAVLLACGAAASQEVGSMLKNLLSPCGLVEVGPEAWIDAHTGLSGSGVAFAFVFAEALADGAVKMGMPSSLAHRIAAQTILGAGLLLRDTGKHPAQLRAEVCTPGGTTAYGLHALEKGGIRAATVDAVEAATERARELGRR, encoded by the exons ATGGACAGCCCCGTGAAGGTTGGGTTCATTGGTGCAGGACACATGGCTCTGGCTATAGCGCAGGGCATCCTTAAAACAG ATGAAGTTATACCATCTAACGTGATGGTCAGTGCTCCGTCTAAAAACAACTTTCATCGGTTCCAG GACATGGGAGTTGTAGTCACGCATTCAAACGAGGAAGTTGTACAGCACTCGCGTCTGGTCTTCCTCGCAGTCAAACCACACCTGGTCTCCACAGTCCTTAATGGCATCTCAAAGCatgtcaccccacaacacatccTTGTCTCCATAGCAGCCGGGGTCACCCTGGAAACACTCGAGCAG CTGTTGCCAAGCAGATCGTGTGTAATCCGAATGATGCCAAACCTTCCGTGCATGCTTCAGGAAGGAGCCGTGCTCCTGGCGTGTGGAGCAGCTGCCAGCCAGGAGGTGGGCTCTATGCTAAAGAACCTCCTCTCACCTTGCGGATTGGTGGAGGTGGGACCGGAGGCCTGGATTGACGCCCACACAGGCCTAAGTGGCAGCGGTGTGGCTTTT GCGTTTGTGTTTGCTGAGGCCCTGGCGGATGGAGCTGTTAAGATGGGAATGCCCAGTTCACTAGCTCATCGCATAGCGGCCCAGACTATACTG GGTGCGGGGCTGTTGTTGCGTGACACGGGGAAGCACCCTGCACAGCTGAGGGCAGAAGTGTGCACCCCCGGCGGGACCACAGCCTACGGACTTCACGCCCTAGAGAAGGGGGGGATCAGGGCGGCAACTGTGGATGCCGTTGAGGCGGCCACCGAGAGAGCGCGAGAACTGGGACGCAGATAG
- the eef1db gene encoding eukaryotic translation elongation factor 1 delta b (guanine nucleotide exchange protein) isoform X1 encodes MQQNLVATGCVTPEVRADRLPSTATPGLRSESSAVWLERGVYERAESQYYLRLQQHQNGTVSTSSSASHGLHGTQEARQHMVQPAWVNTPVFDQAESLSAPPHKQTYSANSPGVLQLLPNSPSSTASYDEGYLSQTPTPRTPTSRPINGLPFLPAPLQGVWLQKPLYDRAEASFYQNLYGQKELHYEAVAASEEHVDSEDVRGTVPQEARPDKAEEEKPHDGAVKKEGGAAWCHFLHADSERVWLDRRLYTEAETRFHEALATKTSQTAVARCSSSLKMTGVDFLAHEKIWLDKRRYDEAERRFYERRNGPSPPAQGSGANSILQDIARARQNIQKSLAGLKTTLQPTRGSAHKPHNPSHSSTTAGGDSAEQGEILTRVMNLELENQSLHKVVEELRSALSKLESRVSVLEKRPVPHAPTVNGTAPNKAIPAHTAQSTPEEEESDVDLFGSDDEVDEEAERVKEQRLQEYAAKKAKKPVLIAKSSILLDVKPWDDETDMVELEQCVRSVQVDGLLWGASKLVPVGYGIKKLQINCVVEDEKVGTDLLEEEITKFEDYVQSVDVAAFNKI; translated from the exons ATGCAGCAGAATCTGGTGGCCACTGGCTGTGTGACCCCCGAGGTCAGAGCAGACCGCCTGCCCAGCACGGCGACCCCGGGCCTGCGCTCCGAGTCCTCCGCCGTGTGGTTGGAGCGCGGCGTGTACGAGAGGGCGGAGAGTCAGTACTACCTGAGACTCCAACAGCACCAGAACGGCACCGTCTCCACCTCCAGCTCAGCTTCCCACGGTCTCCATGGCACTCAGGAGGCCCGCCAGCACATGGTGCAGCCGGCGTGGGTGAACACGCCTGTCTTTGACCAGGCCGAGAGTCTTTCAGCTCCGCCCCACAAACAGACGTATTCGGCAAACAGCCCCGGTGTTCTCCAGTTATTACCCAACAGCCCATCCTCCACTGCATCATATGATGAGGGCTACTTATCCCAAACCCCAACTCCTCGCACCCCTACATCTCGACCAATCAACGGCCTGCCCTTCTTGCCTGCACCGCTCCAGGGGGTGTGGCTTCAGAAGCCGCTCTATGACAGAGCAGAGGCGAGTTTCTACCAGAACCTGTATGGTCAGAAGGAGCTCCACTACGAGGCCGTGGCTGCCAGTGAAGAGCACGTAGACTCGGAGGACGTGAGGGGCACCGTCCCGCAGGAGGCCAGACCCGACAAAGCCGAGGAGGAGAAACCTCACGACGGTGCCGTCAAGAAAGAGGGCGGCGCCGCTTGGTGTCATTTCCTGCATGCGGACAGTGAAAGGGTGTGGCTAGACCGCAGGCTTTACACGGAGGCGGAGACTCGTTTCCATGAAGCTCTTGCAACAAAAACCAGCCAAACTGCTGTAGCCCGTTGTAGCTCATCACTGAA AATGACTGGAGTCGACTTCCTAGCACATGAGAAGATCTGGTTGGACAAGCGTCGCTATGACGAGGCTGAGCGCAGGTTCTACGAAAGGAGGAACGGACCCAGCCCTCCAGCACAG GGTTCAGGAGCCAACAGCATTCTCCAGGACATCGCCCGGGCTCGCCAGAACATCCAGAAATCCCTCGCTGGG TTGAAGACGACCTTGCAGCCAACTAGAGGCTCGGCCCATAAACCCCATAACCCCTCACACAGCTccact acTGCAGGAGGCGATAGTGCTGAGCAGGGGGAAATCCTCACACGGGTGATGAACCTGGAGTTGGAGAATCAGAGTCTACACAaag TGGTGGAGGAACTGCGTTCTGCACTCTCTAAATTGGAGAGTCGAGTGTCCGTGCTGGAAAAGCGTCCTGTGCCTCATGCACCAACAGTTAATGGAACCGCTCCAAAC AAGGCCATTCCAGCACATACAGCACAAAGCACCcctgaagaggaggagagtgatgtGGACCTGTTCGGCAGCGATGACGAGGTGGACGAGGAAGCCGAGCGGGTCAAAGAGCAGCGCCTGCAGGAATACGCCGCTAAGAAGGCCAAGAAGCCCGTCCTCATCGCCAAGTCCTCCATCCTGTTGGACGTCAAACCG TGGGACGACGAGACGGACATGGTGGAACTGGAGCAGTGTGTGCGGTCCGTGCAGGTGGACGGTCTGCTCTGGGGGGCCTCCAAACTGGTCCCCGTTGGTTATGGTATTAAGAAGCTGCAGATCAACTGTGTGGTTGAGGATGAGAAGGTTGGAACAGACCTGCTGGAGGAAGAGATTACCAAGTTCGAGGATTAC GTCCAGAGTGTAGATGTTGCAGCTTTCAACAAGATTTAA
- the eef1db gene encoding eukaryotic translation elongation factor 1 delta b (guanine nucleotide exchange protein) isoform X3, protein MTGVDFLAHEKIWLDKRRYDEAERRFYERRNGPSPPAQGSGANSILQDIARARQNIQKSLAGLKTTLQPTRGSAHKPHNPSHSSTTAGGDSAEQGEILTRVMNLELENQSLHKVVEELRSALSKLESRVSVLEKRPVPHAPTVNGTAPNKAIPAHTAQSTPEEEESDVDLFGSDDEVDEEAERVKEQRLQEYAAKKAKKPVLIAKSSILLDVKPWDDETDMVELEQCVRSVQVDGLLWGASKLVPVGYGIKKLQINCVVEDEKVGTDLLEEEITKFEDYVQSVDVAAFNKI, encoded by the exons ATGACTGGAGTCGACTTCCTAGCACATGAGAAGATCTGGTTGGACAAGCGTCGCTATGACGAGGCTGAGCGCAGGTTCTACGAAAGGAGGAACGGACCCAGCCCTCCAGCACAG GGTTCAGGAGCCAACAGCATTCTCCAGGACATCGCCCGGGCTCGCCAGAACATCCAGAAATCCCTCGCTGGG TTGAAGACGACCTTGCAGCCAACTAGAGGCTCGGCCCATAAACCCCATAACCCCTCACACAGCTccact acTGCAGGAGGCGATAGTGCTGAGCAGGGGGAAATCCTCACACGGGTGATGAACCTGGAGTTGGAGAATCAGAGTCTACACAaag TGGTGGAGGAACTGCGTTCTGCACTCTCTAAATTGGAGAGTCGAGTGTCCGTGCTGGAAAAGCGTCCTGTGCCTCATGCACCAACAGTTAATGGAACCGCTCCAAAC AAGGCCATTCCAGCACATACAGCACAAAGCACCcctgaagaggaggagagtgatgtGGACCTGTTCGGCAGCGATGACGAGGTGGACGAGGAAGCCGAGCGGGTCAAAGAGCAGCGCCTGCAGGAATACGCCGCTAAGAAGGCCAAGAAGCCCGTCCTCATCGCCAAGTCCTCCATCCTGTTGGACGTCAAACCG TGGGACGACGAGACGGACATGGTGGAACTGGAGCAGTGTGTGCGGTCCGTGCAGGTGGACGGTCTGCTCTGGGGGGCCTCCAAACTGGTCCCCGTTGGTTATGGTATTAAGAAGCTGCAGATCAACTGTGTGGTTGAGGATGAGAAGGTTGGAACAGACCTGCTGGAGGAAGAGATTACCAAGTTCGAGGATTAC GTCCAGAGTGTAGATGTTGCAGCTTTCAACAAGATTTAA
- the pycr3 gene encoding pyrroline-5-carboxylate reductase 3 isoform X2, whose amino-acid sequence MGVVVTHSNEEVVQHSRLVFLAVKPHLVSTVLNGISKHVTPQHILVSIAAGVTLETLEQLLPSRSCVIRMMPNLPCMLQEGAVLLACGAAASQEVGSMLKNLLSPCGLVEVGPEAWIDAHTGLSGSGVAFAFVFAEALADGAVKMGMPSSLAHRIAAQTILGAGLLLRDTGKHPAQLRAEVCTPGGTTAYGLHALEKGGIRAATVDAVEAATERARELGRR is encoded by the exons ATGGGAGTTGTAGTCACGCATTCAAACGAGGAAGTTGTACAGCACTCGCGTCTGGTCTTCCTCGCAGTCAAACCACACCTGGTCTCCACAGTCCTTAATGGCATCTCAAAGCatgtcaccccacaacacatccTTGTCTCCATAGCAGCCGGGGTCACCCTGGAAACACTCGAGCAG CTGTTGCCAAGCAGATCGTGTGTAATCCGAATGATGCCAAACCTTCCGTGCATGCTTCAGGAAGGAGCCGTGCTCCTGGCGTGTGGAGCAGCTGCCAGCCAGGAGGTGGGCTCTATGCTAAAGAACCTCCTCTCACCTTGCGGATTGGTGGAGGTGGGACCGGAGGCCTGGATTGACGCCCACACAGGCCTAAGTGGCAGCGGTGTGGCTTTT GCGTTTGTGTTTGCTGAGGCCCTGGCGGATGGAGCTGTTAAGATGGGAATGCCCAGTTCACTAGCTCATCGCATAGCGGCCCAGACTATACTG GGTGCGGGGCTGTTGTTGCGTGACACGGGGAAGCACCCTGCACAGCTGAGGGCAGAAGTGTGCACCCCCGGCGGGACCACAGCCTACGGACTTCACGCCCTAGAGAAGGGGGGGATCAGGGCGGCAACTGTGGATGCCGTTGAGGCGGCCACCGAGAGAGCGCGAGAACTGGGACGCAGATAG